From Columba livia isolate bColLiv1 breed racing homer chromosome 32, bColLiv1.pat.W.v2, whole genome shotgun sequence, the proteins below share one genomic window:
- the LOC102084942 gene encoding class I histocompatibility antigen, F10 alpha chain has product MGPGRAPLLRLLLLLGVLGGAASGPHSLRYFDVAVSEPSLGVPEFMYVGYVDGNPIVHYDSGTRRAVSRADWMAANLDEQYWNRETQIALDDQQIYRVSLETARGYYNQSRGVHTVQRMIGCDLLEDGSTRGYWQYAYDGKDYISLDLDTMTFTAADVAAQNTKRKWEKDGTVAEQQKHYLENTCIEWLRRYVSYGHNVLERKEPPTVRVSASEAHDGILTLRCRAFGFYPRPIGVSWLKDGEVRDQDTEWGGIVPNSDGTYYTWAAIEARPEDRDRYQCRVDHASLPKPQLFASEPESSLVTILVAVAAAILLVIAVVAGVAVWRYRSGKKQKGYGVAPSVDGGSGGSNSSNSSAPVLSA; this is encoded by the exons ATGGGGCCGGGACGGGCGCCGCTtctgcggctgctgctgctgctgggggtcCTGGGCGGAGCGGCGAGCG ggccccactCCCTGCGCTACTTTGATGTTGCGGTGTCGGAGCCCAGCCTGGGGGTGCCTGAGTTCATGTATGTGGGGTACGTGGACGGGAACCCCATCGTGCACTACGACAGTGGCACCAGGAGGGCGGTGTCCCGGGCGGACTGGATGGCGGCCAACCTGGACGAGCAGTACTGGAACAGAGAGACCCAGATCGCACTGGATGATCAGCAGATTTACCGCGTGAGCCTGGAAACTGCGCGGGGCTACTACAACCAGAGCAGGG GGGTTCACACCGTGCAGCGCATGATCGGCTGTGACCTCCTGGAGGACGGCAGCACCAGGGGGTATTGGCAGTACGCCTACGACGGGAAGGATTACATCTCCTTGGACTTGGACACCATGACGTTCACCGCGGCGGACGTGGCGGCACAGAACACCAAGAGGAAGTGGGAGAAGGACGGGACTGTCGCTGAGCAGCAGAAGCACTACCTGGAGAACACCTGCATCGAGTGGCTGCGGAGATACGTGAGCTACGGGCACAATGTGCTGGAGCGGAAAG AGCCGCCCACGGTGCGGGTGTCGGCGTCGGAGGCGCACGACGGGATCCTGACCCTGCGCTGCCGCGCGTTCGGCTTCTACCCGCGGCCCATCGGCGTCAGCTGGCTCAAGGACGGCGAGGTCAGGGACCAGGACACCGAGTGGGGCGGCATCGTGCCCAACAGCGACGGCACCTACTACACCTGGGCGGCCATCGAGGCGCGGCCGGAGGACCGGGACAGGTACCAGTGCCGCGTGGATCACGCCAGCCTGCCCAAGCCGCAGCTGTTCGCGAGCG AGCCGGAGTCCAGCCTGGTCACCATCTTGGTGGCCGTGGCCGCCGCCATCCTGCTTGTCATCGCCGTGGTCGCCGGAGTCGCCGTCTGGCGGTACCGCTCAG GGAAGAAGCAGAAGGGCTACGGCGTGGCGCCCA GTGTGGACGGGGGGTCCGGCGGCTCCAACAGCTCCAACAGCTCAGCCCCAG TGCTCAGCGCCTGA
- the LOC135576871 gene encoding HLA class II histocompatibility antigen, DM beta chain-like: MLVLLGLALGARGAGAFVVHVSSSCALAPNGSALAFDFTFLFNKNPLVCYDPGARLFVPCDWGLLHRHAVHVAAGLNNGTAWLQRAQQRSRLCQDLPPRVWGAAALRQTPPRARVVPSGTGNARAPVLLTCHVWGFYPREVTVTWLRNGDVVGPADPPPISAVPNGDWTYQTQVTLLAAPVAGDTFTCAVQHASLEQPLLEDWGPGLSPGLTLKVAAATVVMALGLGLLGAGVYRYRARPAALGYAPLPGDNYPAGST; this comes from the exons atgttggtgctgctggggctggcgcTGGGCGcccggggggcag GCGCCTTCGTGGTGCACGTGTCCAGCTCGTGCGCGCTGGCGCCCAACGGCTCGGCGCTGGCCTTCGACTTCACCTTCCTCTTCAACAAGAACCCGCTGGTCTGCTACGACCCCGGCGCGCGGCTCTTTGTGCCCTGCGACTGGGGGCTGCTGCACCGCCACGCCGTCCACGTGGCCGCCGGGCTCAACAACGGCACGGCCTGGCTGCAGCGCGCCCAGCAGCGCAGCCGCCTGTGCCAGGACCTGCCCCCCCGGGTCTGGGGCGCCGCGGCGCTGCGGCAGA CGCCGCCCCGAGCCCGCGTCGTCCCCTCCGGGACGGGCAACGCGCGGGCGCCCGTCCTGCTCACCTGCCACGTCTGGGGCTTCTACCCGCGCGAGGTCACCGTCACCTGGCTGCGCAACGGGGACGTCGTGGGCCCCGCCGACCCCCCGCCCATCTCCGCCGTCCCCAACGGCGACTGGACCTACCAGACGCAGGTGACGCTGCTGGCGGCCCCGGTGGCCGGGGACACCTTCACGTGCGCGGTGCAGCACGCCAGCCTGGAGCAGCCCCTCCTGGAGGACTGGG GTCCCGGCTTGTCCCCGGGCTTGACGCTGAAAGTGGCCGCGGCCACCGTGGTGATGGCGCTGGGGCTCGGCTTGTTGGGCGCCGGCGTGTACCGCTACCGCGCCAGGCCGGCGGCGCTGG GTTACGCTCCCCTCCCCGGAGACAACTACCCCGCAG GCAGCACCTGA
- the LOC106145944 gene encoding HLA class II histocompatibility antigen, DM beta chain-like yields the protein MLPQGRASVSPGRPSCSGAPGPAPGTVRWVVATAVTHGPGQPGRAPGRRSRNGRRRRRRDEGPAGAGSHLLSMRAPWVLVLALSCRGAGAFVVHVSSSCALAPNGSALAFDFTFLFNKNPLVCYDPGARLFVPCDWGLLHRHAAIAAWVLNSNATWLQRAQQRRRACQDLAHAFWDAAALRQTPPRVRIVASSVPGTPGTVLTCHAWGFYPPAVTVEWLRDGAVVATGATAAVLPRGDWTYQTQVPLRVPPRAGGTFTCAVRHASLGRPLRRRWGPGLSPELTEKVAVAAVTMTLGLLIFAAGTFCYCRQGPAAAPGPAPGSAPAPGSGPHPAPGFAPNPGPGSGLSSGPGSCPGLGFGPSPGPCPGPGFGPSPGPGPGPHPGPPPATCDRAVTKL from the exons ATGCTGCCCCAGggccgtgcctcagtttccccgggcCGGCCGTCATGCTCCGGCGCGCCGGGCCCAGCCCCGGGCACAGTCCGCTGGGTGGTGGCCACCGCGGTGACGCACGGGCCGGGTCAGCCCGGCCGAGCCccggggaggaggagcaggaacgggaggaggaggaggaggagggatgaAGGCCCCGCGGGCGCCGGATCTCACCTGCTCAGCATGCGGGCGCcgtgggtgctggtgctggCGCTGAGCTGCCGGGGGGCAG GCGCCTTCGTGGTGCACGTGTCCAGCTCGTGCGCGCTGGCGCCCAACGGCTCGGCGCTGGCCTTCGACTTCACCTTCCTCTTCAACAAGAACCCGCTGGTCTGCTACGACCCCGGCGCGCGGCTCTTTGTGCCCTGCGACTGGGGGCTGCTGCACCGCCACGCCGCCATCGCGGCCTGGGTGCTGAACAGCAACGCGACCTGGCTGCAGCGCGCCCAGCAGCGCCGCCGCGCCTGCCAGGACCTGGCACACGCGTTCTGGGACGCCGCGGCGCTGCGGCAGA CGCCGCCGCGGGTCCGCATCGTGGCCAGCTCCGTCCCCGGCACCCCCGGCACCGTCCTCACCTGCCACGCCTGGGGCTTCTACCCCCCCGCGGTGACCGTCGAGTGGCTGCGCGACGGCGCCGTGGTGGCCACGGGGGCCACGGCCGCGGTGCTGCCCCGCGGCGACTGGACCTACCAGACGCAGGTGCCGCTGCGCGTGCCCCCCCGCGCCGGGGGCACCTTCACCTGCGCCGTGCGGCACGCCAGCCTGGGCCGGCCCCTCCGGCGCCGCTGGG GTCCCGGCTTGTCCCCGGAGCTGACGGAGAAGGTGGCGGTGGCGGCGGTGACAATGACATTGGGGCTGCTCATCTTCGCCGCTGGCACCTTCTGCTATTGCCGCCAGGGGCCGGCGGCGG CTCCTGGTCCAGCTCCTGGATCCGCTCCGGCTCCTGGATCCGGTCCCCATCCTGCTCCTGGATTTGCTCCCAATCCTGGTCCTGGATCCGGTCTCAGTTCTGGTCCCGGTTCTTGTCCTGGTCTTGGATTTGGTCCTAGTCCTGGTCCCTGTCCTGGTCCTGGATTTGGACCCAGTCCTGGTCCTGGTCCCGGTCCCCACCCCGGTCCCCCCCCGGCCACGTGTGACCGGGCAGTGACCAAACTCTGA
- the LOC135576866 gene encoding class II histocompatibility antigen, M alpha chain-like isoform X4 yields the protein MGGSAVLAAALLGAALAAAGTDEAPAHAVSEVLFCQPEAPSLGLALTFDADQLFWFDFPMSRWTPRLPDLPPWPPGLETPPQLLQDATFCQQLRRAFTALATGQIPEARGVPVATVFPQAPPALGEPNTLVCLVENIFPPAVTVGWRLHGVPVTRGVTHTHYTPTADMAFVRFSYLPVTPAAGDVYSCVVTREGDNSSVIAYWVPQDSSPAEELETALCGAAMALGVLLGLLGVAMMVVTWRRERG from the exons ATGGGCGGGAGCGCGGTGCTGGCGGCCGCGCTGCTCGGGGCGGCCCTGGCGGCCGCGGGCACCGACG agGCGCCGGCGCACGCCGTGTCCGAGGTTCTGTTCTGCCAGCCGGAGGCGCCGTCGCTGGGCCTGGCTCTGACCTTCGACGCCGACCAGCTCTTCTGGTTCGACTTCCCCATGTCGCGCTGGACGCCGCGGCTGCCCGACCtgcccccctggccccccggcCTGGAGAcgcccccccagctcctgcaggacGCCACCTTCTGCCAGCAGCTGCGCCGCGCCTTCACCGCGCTGGCCACCGGCCAGATCCCCGAGGCCAGGG GCGTCCCGGTGGCCACGGTGTTCCCGCAGGCCCCGCCGGCGCTGGGCGAGCCCAACACGCTGGTGTGCCTGGTGGAGAACATCTTCCCGCCGGCCGTGACCGTGGGCTGGCGGCTGCACGGCGTCCCCGTCACCCGCGGCGTCACCCACACCCACTACACGCCCACGGCCGACATGGCCTTCGTGCGCTTCTCCTACCTCCCGGTGACGCCGGCCGCCGGCGACGTCTACAGCTGCGTGGTCACCCGCGAAGGGGACAACTCGTCCGTCATCGCCTACTGGG TGCCGCAGGACAGCAGCCCTGCCGAGGAGCTGGAGACGGCGCTGTGCGGCGCGGCCATGGCGCTGGgcgtgctgctggggctgctgggggttGCCATGATGGTGGTGACGTGGCGCAGAGAGCGGG GCTGA
- the LOC135576866 gene encoding class II histocompatibility antigen, M alpha chain-like isoform X3, with protein sequence MGGSAVLAAALLGAALAAAGTDAPPEAPAHAVSEVLFCQPEAPSLGLALTFDADQLFWFDFPMSRWTPRLPDLPPWPPGLETPPQLLQDATFCQQLRRAFTALATGQIPEARGVPVATVFPQAPPALGEPNTLVCLVENIFPPAVTVGWRLHGVPVTRGVTHTHYTPTADMAFVRFSYLPVTPAAGDVYSCVVTREGDNSSVIAYWVPQDSSPAEELETALCGAAMALGVLLGLLGVAMMVVTWRRERG encoded by the exons ATGGGCGGGAGCGCGGTGCTGGCGGCCGCGCTGCTCGGGGCGGCCCTGGCGGCCGCGGGCACCGACG cccccccagagGCGCCGGCGCACGCCGTGTCCGAGGTTCTGTTCTGCCAGCCGGAGGCGCCGTCGCTGGGCCTGGCTCTGACCTTCGACGCCGACCAGCTCTTCTGGTTCGACTTCCCCATGTCGCGCTGGACGCCGCGGCTGCCCGACCtgcccccctggccccccggcCTGGAGAcgcccccccagctcctgcaggacGCCACCTTCTGCCAGCAGCTGCGCCGCGCCTTCACCGCGCTGGCCACCGGCCAGATCCCCGAGGCCAGGG GCGTCCCGGTGGCCACGGTGTTCCCGCAGGCCCCGCCGGCGCTGGGCGAGCCCAACACGCTGGTGTGCCTGGTGGAGAACATCTTCCCGCCGGCCGTGACCGTGGGCTGGCGGCTGCACGGCGTCCCCGTCACCCGCGGCGTCACCCACACCCACTACACGCCCACGGCCGACATGGCCTTCGTGCGCTTCTCCTACCTCCCGGTGACGCCGGCCGCCGGCGACGTCTACAGCTGCGTGGTCACCCGCGAAGGGGACAACTCGTCCGTCATCGCCTACTGGG TGCCGCAGGACAGCAGCCCTGCCGAGGAGCTGGAGACGGCGCTGTGCGGCGCGGCCATGGCGCTGGgcgtgctgctggggctgctgggggttGCCATGATGGTGGTGACGTGGCGCAGAGAGCGGG GCTGA